A single window of Acetohalobium arabaticum DSM 5501 DNA harbors:
- a CDS encoding 4Fe-4S dicluster domain-containing protein: MNKILMIDPDKCSSCKNCELICSFYHEQEFNPAKSRVQALTWERIGVGIPMMCMHCEDAACMEVCPVDAIYRDVETGAVLVDHDRCFGCKLCVSACPFGNVTYNLETKQVIKCDLCGGEPQCVEFCPSNAIEYKEDSSINRNKKLAVAEKFKDLFEEVE, from the coding sequence ATGAATAAAATTTTAATGATCGATCCTGATAAGTGTTCCAGCTGTAAAAATTGTGAATTGATCTGTTCTTTCTATCACGAGCAGGAATTCAATCCGGCTAAATCTCGAGTACAGGCTTTAACTTGGGAGCGGATTGGTGTTGGTATTCCTATGATGTGTATGCATTGTGAAGATGCAGCCTGTATGGAAGTCTGTCCGGTGGATGCTATTTATCGTGATGTAGAGACAGGAGCTGTCTTAGTTGATCATGACCGCTGTTTTGGCTGTAAATTATGTGTTAGTGCTTGTCCTTTTGGCAATGTAACTTATAATTTAGAGACTAAACAGGTGATCAAGTGTGATCTCTGTGGTGGTGAGCCACAGTGTGTAGAATTCTGTCCTTCAAATGCTATTGAATACAAAGAAGATAGCTCTATTAATAGAAATAAGAAGCTGGCTGTGGCTGAAAAATTCAAAGATCTTTTTGAGGAGGTGGAATAA
- a CDS encoding aldehyde ferredoxin oxidoreductase family protein, producing MYSWTGKLLRINLTERTSTVESLSCEDAEEYLGGRGLGTKIMMDEVAPEVDPLSADNKLIFATGVLTGTIAPSSGRYMVITKGPLTGTIACSNSGGFFGAELKYAGYDAVIIEGEADRPVYLWIYNDQVEIRDAEDFWGETTHDTTDMIRGETNEEAKVSCIGPAGENLVKMACIMNEMNRAAGRTGVGAVMGSKNLKAVAVRGTNGVTVADNEGFMDTVRKARQMIEEHPVGGEGLPTYGTNILVNILNESGGLPVNNFRDSGVFEMADKIGGETLAEENLIRNKGCYSCIIRCGRVTKVTDPEYKGIGEGPEYEAAWGYGADCGVDNLNIITKANHLCNELGLDAISMPTTIACAMELYEEGYISQEEVDYDLCFGKEEILVELTRKTAYREGFGDELAEGSYRMAEKYGHPELSMSIKKQEMPAYDPRTLQGIGLEYATSNRGGCHVRGYTTSPEILGVPEKIDPNATEGKAKWCVTMQDLTAALDASGFCLFSTFGLDADIMAELLSTATGLDLSTEDFIKIGERIWNLEKIFNLAAGFTKEDDTLPPRILEEPQKTGPYKGEVNRLDEMLPDYYELRGWNEESIPTIEKMEELNLEEYYQSLE from the coding sequence ATGTATAGCTGGACTGGAAAATTACTCCGAATTAATTTAACTGAACGAACATCTACAGTAGAGTCTTTATCGTGTGAGGATGCAGAAGAATATTTAGGCGGCCGGGGATTAGGTACTAAGATTATGATGGATGAAGTTGCTCCGGAAGTAGATCCTTTAAGTGCTGATAATAAATTAATCTTTGCTACTGGTGTGTTAACAGGAACTATTGCTCCTTCTTCGGGAAGATATATGGTAATTACTAAGGGGCCTTTGACTGGTACAATTGCTTGTTCTAATTCCGGCGGTTTCTTTGGAGCGGAATTAAAGTATGCCGGATATGATGCAGTAATTATTGAAGGAGAAGCCGACCGACCTGTCTATCTCTGGATTTATAATGACCAGGTTGAGATTAGAGATGCTGAAGATTTCTGGGGCGAGACTACTCATGATACGACAGATATGATTAGAGGAGAGACTAATGAAGAAGCAAAGGTTTCCTGTATTGGACCAGCTGGAGAGAATTTAGTCAAGATGGCCTGTATTATGAATGAAATGAATCGGGCGGCCGGCAGAACTGGTGTTGGAGCTGTAATGGGTTCTAAGAATCTCAAAGCAGTAGCTGTTAGAGGAACTAACGGAGTTACAGTTGCCGATAATGAAGGCTTTATGGATACTGTTAGAAAAGCTCGTCAAATGATTGAGGAACATCCCGTCGGGGGCGAAGGGTTACCTACGTATGGTACTAACATTTTAGTTAATATCCTCAATGAATCCGGCGGATTACCTGTCAATAATTTTAGAGATTCAGGCGTCTTTGAAATGGCCGATAAAATCGGTGGGGAAACTTTAGCTGAAGAAAACCTAATTAGAAATAAAGGTTGTTACTCATGTATTATTCGATGTGGCCGGGTAACAAAGGTTACTGATCCTGAGTATAAAGGCATTGGTGAAGGTCCTGAGTATGAAGCAGCCTGGGGTTATGGTGCTGACTGTGGCGTTGATAATCTTAATATTATTACTAAAGCTAATCACTTATGTAATGAATTAGGACTCGATGCTATTAGTATGCCGACCACGATTGCTTGTGCTATGGAGCTTTATGAAGAAGGATATATTTCTCAGGAAGAGGTAGATTATGATTTGTGCTTTGGTAAGGAAGAGATTCTGGTCGAGTTAACACGCAAAACGGCTTACCGGGAAGGGTTTGGTGATGAGCTGGCCGAAGGTTCCTATCGCATGGCTGAAAAGTACGGGCATCCGGAACTTTCTATGAGCATTAAAAAGCAAGAGATGCCGGCTTATGATCCGCGAACTTTACAGGGGATTGGTCTAGAATATGCTACTTCTAATCGCGGCGGCTGTCATGTGCGGGGTTATACTACTTCCCCAGAAATTTTGGGTGTGCCGGAAAAGATTGATCCTAATGCTACGGAAGGAAAGGCTAAGTGGTGTGTTACCATGCAAGATTTGACAGCTGCTTTAGATGCATCAGGGTTCTGTTTATTTAGTACTTTCGGTTTGGATGCCGATATAATGGCTGAATTACTTTCGACAGCGACTGGTCTTGATTTATCAACGGAAGACTTTATTAAGATCGGCGAAAGAATTTGGAATTTAGAGAAAATATTTAATTTAGCAGCTGGCTTTACTAAAGAAGATGATACTTTACCGCCACGAATATTGGAAGAACCACAGAAAACTGGTCCTTATAAAGGAGAAGTGAATCGTTTAGATGAGATGTTGCCTGATTACTATGAATTACGGGGCTGGAATGAAGAGAGTATTCCAACGATAGAAAAGATGGAAGAATTAAATCTGGAGGAATATTATCAAAGTTTAGAGTAA
- a CDS encoding MoaD family protein → MQINFFATFRKVTGNKQYDYQGSVENIKELLLELSDNFGTEFREMVLVGEELSPEVIILVNGINIEHLAQEETELNDKDKVSIFPVVAGG, encoded by the coding sequence TTGCAGATTAATTTCTTTGCTACATTTCGCAAAGTTACTGGGAATAAGCAGTATGATTATCAGGGTTCGGTAGAAAATATCAAAGAATTGCTTCTGGAGCTGTCTGATAACTTTGGTACTGAATTTCGAGAGATGGTTTTGGTGGGAGAGGAGTTGAGTCCAGAGGTAATTATTTTAGTTAATGGGATTAATATTGAACATCTAGCCCAGGAAGAGACAGAATTGAATGACAAGGATAAAGTCAGTATCTTTCCAGTGGTAGCAGGTGGGTAA